A region from the Antennarius striatus isolate MH-2024 chromosome 22, ASM4005453v1, whole genome shotgun sequence genome encodes:
- the trim24 gene encoding transcription intermediary factor 1-alpha isoform X1: MDEIAENVDNDDIVIIVENEAESLPAEEERLKQQGTFGLMDTCPICKMSFHNREPKLLPCLHSLCKKCIPAPFRNADPRRESHLPVIDNTKQLGVIRCPICRQECWEMDVLDNFFVKDSAEVPSSTVEKTSQVCMSCDDNTEATGYCVECVEFLCTTCVEAHQRVKFTRDHTIRQKEEMSSEAVGTSTQKPVFCDVHKQEPLKLFCETCDRLTCRDCQLLKHKDHNYQFLEDAYRNHRQYLENMTQQLQEKRKAIEEVSSCISTGLQHVEENRQFVTNEIKRSICNLIMEINKKGKILINQLQSLTKDHESGLKKQQEDVNSLRRHLDHVISFTKWATASHSGTALLYCKRLILFQIHYLMRASCNPSIVPQTSVRFQCRSGFWATNVDLGSLVMERNQGRPPISSQQVGPRAEAPSGGQSVSAAQQRQSTLAQLQMQVDKLAQQPNRQGPPGYWSWYQNVRLPGPAGPPPPPPTRPIHGGSSPSQVPPSLGQPGRRFSNSHCSTRSPTSSALHSAPFPGAQSLRELIQGPSFPGKSMDAPQTLQRYPPQAAGGGAAHHSALQERSFMDSPSARRGEASGFVPSITVSIPKPSCYPPSTAAAPMDKTSAFHHKTVQVRQNSPVAKPSSSGAATFKHHFESPSAPTTKRRKRASPGPVIVIKDEPEDEDEVSFVQSSLPDSSTGSQSKPRQQARAPAPPPPPRPESKAAKEQDPQYPGKPGAQKSAEPDDDPNEDWCAVCQNGGELLCCDKCPKVFHLTCHIPSLNESPSGEWFCSFCRDVCSPEMEYDCDKKDDPVSEDFTPVDRRKCERLLLRLFCNDISTDFQQAAQPSETKRYKELIKTPMDLSIVKRKLRSKAREGEFYQTPEEFVADVRLIFFNCAKYYKVTSEVGSAGLYLEDYFEEQLKQVYPDKVFPGGREEQMIPPLEDEIDEEEEEEMMDMGLTPVEDDKMQGLLGEGIPPVEEDLPSTEEEATAAEEGEKMETDVKVTAGGDGPSTPPAVGAEQREEEGKDKDRKSPSSPGAGEQPADEPPTPPETQEKGSNTTDKTKEEGQTKIEAT; this comes from the exons ATGGACGAAATTGCCGAAAATGTAGACAACGACGACATAGTCATCATCGTGGAGAACGAGGCAGAAAGTTTGccagctgaggaggagaggctgaagcAACAGGGAACCTTCGGACTGATGGACACCTGTCCCATCTGCAAGATGAGCTTCCACAACAGAGAGCCCAAACTGCTGCCGTGTCTCCACTCCCTATGCAAGAAGTGTATTCCTGCTCCCTTCAGAAACGCTGATCCGAGGCGAGAGTCGCATCTTCCGGTCATCGACAACACCAAACAAT TAGGTGTCATTCGATGCCCGATATGCAGACAGGAATGCTGGGAAATGGACGTGTTGGATAATTTCTTCGTCAAGGACTCCGCCGAGGTTCCGAGCAGCACCGTGGAGAAAACCAGCCAG GTGTGCATGAGCTGCGACGACAACACGGAGGCGACGGGTTactgtgtggagtgtgtggagtTTCTGTGCACGACGTGTGTTGAGGCTCATCAGCGCGTCAAGTTCACCAGGGATCACACCATACGCCAGAAGGAGGAGATGTCTTCAG AAGCAGTCGGCACTTCCACACAAAAGCCCGTATTTTGCGACGTCCACAAGCAGGAGCCGCTGAAGCTGTTCTGTGAGACGTGTGACCGACTCACCTGTCGAGACTGTCAACTGCTGAAGCACAAGGATCACAA CTACCAGTTTCTGGAGGATGCTTACAGAAACCACAGGCAGTATCTGGAGAACATGACCCAGCAGCTGCAAGAGAAAAGAAAGGCCATTGAGGAGGTGTCCAGCTGCATCAGCACGGG ACTCCAGCACGTTGAGGAAAACCGGCAGTTTGTGACCAACGAGATAAAGAGGTCCATCTGCAACCTGATCATGGAGATCAACAAGAAGGGAAAGATTCTGATCAACCAGCTGCAG AGCTTGACGAAGGACCACGAGTCGGGTTTGAAAAAGCAGCAGGAAGACGTGAACTCTCTGCGCCGGCACCTGGACCACGTCATCAGCTTCACCAAGTGGGCCACGGCCAGCCACAGCGGAACAGCCCTGCTGTACTGCAAGAGACTG ATCCTTTTTCAGATCCATTACCTGATGAGAGCCAGCTGCAACCCCTCCATCGTCCCCCAGACTTCAGTTCGCTTTCAGTGTCGCTCTGGATTCTGGGCCACAAACGTCGACCTCG GGTCGCTGGTGATGGAGAGAAACCAGGGCCGGCCCCCCATCAGCAGCCAGCAGGTGGGGCCCAGAGCCGAGGCCCCGTCCGGAGGCCAGTCGGTGTCGGCGGCGCAGCAGCGACAGAGTACCCTGGCCCAGCTGCAGATGCAG GTGGACAAACTGGCCCAGCAGCCCAACAGGCAGGGCCCCCCCGGCTACTGGTCCTGGTACCAAAATGTCAGGCTCCCGGGTCCCGCCGgtcccccgcccccgcccccgacCAGACCCATCCACGGCGGCTCCTCCCCGTCTCAAGTCCCCCCCAGTTTAGGCCAGCCGGGACGCCGATTCAGCAACTCCCACTGCAGCACGAGGAGCCCCACATCCTCTGCGCTCCACAGTGCGCCGTTCCCCGGCGCTCAG TCCCTGAGGGAGCTTATCCAAGGCCCCAGCTTCCCCGGTAAATCCATGGACGCGCCGCAGACGCTGCAGCGCTACCCGCCGCAGGCCGCCGGAGGGGGGGCCGCCCATCACTCGGCACTGCAGGAG CGGAGCTTCATGGATTCGCCGTCAGCCAGGAGGGGGGAGGCGAGCGGCTTCGTCCCGTCCATCACCGTCTCCATCCCCAAACCCAGCTGCTACCCCCCCAGCACCGCCGCGGCGCCGATGGACAAGACCAGCGCGTTCCACCACAAAACAG tTCAAGTGAGGCAGAACTCCCCAGTGGCCAAGCCGTCTTCATCGGG GGCTGCCACCTTTAAACACCACTTCGAGTCTCCGTCTGCCCCCACCACCAAACGAAGGAAAAGGGCGTCGCCGGGGCCCGTCATCGTCATCAAAGACGAGCCAGAGGACGAGGATGAAGTCAGCTTC GTCCAGTCCAGCCTGCCGGACAGCAGCACCGGGTCCCAGTCGAAGCCGCGGCAGCAGGCGAGGGCCCCcgccccgccgccgccgccccgaCCGGAGTCCAAAGCGGCTAAAGAGCAGGACCCCCAGTATCCGGGGAAACCGGGGGCCCAGAAGAGCGCGGAGCCGGACGACGATCCCAACGAGGACTGGTGCGCCGTGTGCCAGAACGGGGGGGAGCTGCTCTGCTGCGATAAGTGTCCCAAAGTGTTCCATCTGACGTGCCACATCCCCTCCCTGAACGAGTCCCCCAG CGGCGAGTGGTTCTGCTCCTTCTGCCGCGACGTCTGTTCCCCTGAGATGGAGTACGACTGCGACAAGAAGGACGACCCCGTGTCGGAGGACTTCACGCCGGTGGATCGACGG aAGTGCGAGAGGCTGCTGCTGCGTCTGTTCTGCAACGACATCAGCACCGACTTCCAGCAGGCGGCGCAACCTTCT GAGACGAAGAGGTATAAGGAGCTGATCAAGACGCCGATGGATTTGTCCATCGTGAAGCGGAAGCTGCGGTCCAAGGCGAGGGAGGGGGAGTTCTATCAGACCCCGGAGGAGTTTGTCGCAGACGTCAGGCTCATTTTTTTCAACTGTGCAAAATATTATAAG GTGACCTCAGAGGTGGGCAGCGCCGGTCTGTATTTGGAGGACTACTTCGAGGAGCAGCTGAAACAAGTTTACCCGGACAAAGTCTTCCCTGGGGGGCGAGAAGAGCAGATGATCCCGCCTCTGGAGGACGAGATCgacgaagaagaggaagaggagatgatggaCATGGGCTTGACTCCCGTGGAAGACGACAAAATGCAAGGTCTCCTGGGGGAGGGCATCCCTCCTGTAGAGGAGGACCTGCCTTCCACGGAGGAGGAGGCGACAGCGGcggaggagggggagaagaTGGAAACGGACGTTAAGGTCACCGCCGGCGGCGACGGCCCCTCAACTCCGCCGGCGGTGGGGGCGGAGCAACGAGAGGAGGAAGGCAAAGATAAGGACAGGAAATCCCCCAGCTCGCCCGGGGCGGGAGAACAACCTGCAGACGAACCGCCGACGCCCCCGGAAACCCAGGAGAAGGGGTCAAATACGACGGacaaaaccaaagaggagggACAGACGAAGATAGAGGCCACATAG
- the trim24 gene encoding transcription intermediary factor 1-alpha isoform X3: MDEIAENVDNDDIVIIVENEAESLPAEEERLKQQGTFGLMDTCPICKMSFHNREPKLLPCLHSLCKKCIPAPFRNADPRRESHLPVIDNTKQLGVIRCPICRQECWEMDVLDNFFVKDSAEVPSSTVEKTSQVCMSCDDNTEATGYCVECVEFLCTTCVEAHQRVKFTRDHTIRQKEEMSSAVGTSTQKPVFCDVHKQEPLKLFCETCDRLTCRDCQLLKHKDHNYQFLEDAYRNHRQYLENMTQQLQEKRKAIEEVSSCISTGLQHVEENRQFVTNEIKRSICNLIMEINKKGKILINQLQSLTKDHESGLKKQQEDVNSLRRHLDHVISFTKWATASHSGTALLYCKRLILFQIHYLMRASCNPSIVPQTSVRFQCRSGFWATNVDLGSLVMERNQGRPPISSQQVGPRAEAPSGGQSVSAAQQRQSTLAQLQMQVDKLAQQPNRQGPPGYWSWYQNVRLPGPAGPPPPPPTRPIHGGSSPSQVPPSLGQPGRRFSNSHCSTRSPTSSALHSAPFPGAQSLRELIQGPSFPGKSMDAPQTLQRYPPQAAGGGAAHHSALQERSFMDSPSARRGEASGFVPSITVSIPKPSCYPPSTAAAPMDKTSAFHHKTVQVRQNSPVAKPSSSGAATFKHHFESPSAPTTKRRKRASPGPVIVIKDEPEDEDEVSFVQSSLPDSSTGSQSKPRQQARAPAPPPPPRPESKAAKEQDPQYPGKPGAQKSAEPDDDPNEDWCAVCQNGGELLCCDKCPKVFHLTCHIPSLNESPSGEWFCSFCRDVCSPEMEYDCDKKDDPVSEDFTPVDRRKCERLLLRLFCNDISTDFQQAAQPSETKRYKELIKTPMDLSIVKRKLRSKAREGEFYQTPEEFVADVRLIFFNCAKYYKVTSEVGSAGLYLEDYFEEQLKQVYPDKVFPGGREEQMIPPLEDEIDEEEEEEMMDMGLTPVEDDKMQGLLGEGIPPVEEDLPSTEEEATAAEEGEKMETDVKVTAGGDGPSTPPAVGAEQREEEGKDKDRKSPSSPGAGEQPADEPPTPPETQEKGSNTTDKTKEEGQTKIEAT; encoded by the exons ATGGACGAAATTGCCGAAAATGTAGACAACGACGACATAGTCATCATCGTGGAGAACGAGGCAGAAAGTTTGccagctgaggaggagaggctgaagcAACAGGGAACCTTCGGACTGATGGACACCTGTCCCATCTGCAAGATGAGCTTCCACAACAGAGAGCCCAAACTGCTGCCGTGTCTCCACTCCCTATGCAAGAAGTGTATTCCTGCTCCCTTCAGAAACGCTGATCCGAGGCGAGAGTCGCATCTTCCGGTCATCGACAACACCAAACAAT TAGGTGTCATTCGATGCCCGATATGCAGACAGGAATGCTGGGAAATGGACGTGTTGGATAATTTCTTCGTCAAGGACTCCGCCGAGGTTCCGAGCAGCACCGTGGAGAAAACCAGCCAG GTGTGCATGAGCTGCGACGACAACACGGAGGCGACGGGTTactgtgtggagtgtgtggagtTTCTGTGCACGACGTGTGTTGAGGCTCATCAGCGCGTCAAGTTCACCAGGGATCACACCATACGCCAGAAGGAGGAGATGTCTTCAG CAGTCGGCACTTCCACACAAAAGCCCGTATTTTGCGACGTCCACAAGCAGGAGCCGCTGAAGCTGTTCTGTGAGACGTGTGACCGACTCACCTGTCGAGACTGTCAACTGCTGAAGCACAAGGATCACAA CTACCAGTTTCTGGAGGATGCTTACAGAAACCACAGGCAGTATCTGGAGAACATGACCCAGCAGCTGCAAGAGAAAAGAAAGGCCATTGAGGAGGTGTCCAGCTGCATCAGCACGGG ACTCCAGCACGTTGAGGAAAACCGGCAGTTTGTGACCAACGAGATAAAGAGGTCCATCTGCAACCTGATCATGGAGATCAACAAGAAGGGAAAGATTCTGATCAACCAGCTGCAG AGCTTGACGAAGGACCACGAGTCGGGTTTGAAAAAGCAGCAGGAAGACGTGAACTCTCTGCGCCGGCACCTGGACCACGTCATCAGCTTCACCAAGTGGGCCACGGCCAGCCACAGCGGAACAGCCCTGCTGTACTGCAAGAGACTG ATCCTTTTTCAGATCCATTACCTGATGAGAGCCAGCTGCAACCCCTCCATCGTCCCCCAGACTTCAGTTCGCTTTCAGTGTCGCTCTGGATTCTGGGCCACAAACGTCGACCTCG GGTCGCTGGTGATGGAGAGAAACCAGGGCCGGCCCCCCATCAGCAGCCAGCAGGTGGGGCCCAGAGCCGAGGCCCCGTCCGGAGGCCAGTCGGTGTCGGCGGCGCAGCAGCGACAGAGTACCCTGGCCCAGCTGCAGATGCAG GTGGACAAACTGGCCCAGCAGCCCAACAGGCAGGGCCCCCCCGGCTACTGGTCCTGGTACCAAAATGTCAGGCTCCCGGGTCCCGCCGgtcccccgcccccgcccccgacCAGACCCATCCACGGCGGCTCCTCCCCGTCTCAAGTCCCCCCCAGTTTAGGCCAGCCGGGACGCCGATTCAGCAACTCCCACTGCAGCACGAGGAGCCCCACATCCTCTGCGCTCCACAGTGCGCCGTTCCCCGGCGCTCAG TCCCTGAGGGAGCTTATCCAAGGCCCCAGCTTCCCCGGTAAATCCATGGACGCGCCGCAGACGCTGCAGCGCTACCCGCCGCAGGCCGCCGGAGGGGGGGCCGCCCATCACTCGGCACTGCAGGAG CGGAGCTTCATGGATTCGCCGTCAGCCAGGAGGGGGGAGGCGAGCGGCTTCGTCCCGTCCATCACCGTCTCCATCCCCAAACCCAGCTGCTACCCCCCCAGCACCGCCGCGGCGCCGATGGACAAGACCAGCGCGTTCCACCACAAAACAG tTCAAGTGAGGCAGAACTCCCCAGTGGCCAAGCCGTCTTCATCGGG GGCTGCCACCTTTAAACACCACTTCGAGTCTCCGTCTGCCCCCACCACCAAACGAAGGAAAAGGGCGTCGCCGGGGCCCGTCATCGTCATCAAAGACGAGCCAGAGGACGAGGATGAAGTCAGCTTC GTCCAGTCCAGCCTGCCGGACAGCAGCACCGGGTCCCAGTCGAAGCCGCGGCAGCAGGCGAGGGCCCCcgccccgccgccgccgccccgaCCGGAGTCCAAAGCGGCTAAAGAGCAGGACCCCCAGTATCCGGGGAAACCGGGGGCCCAGAAGAGCGCGGAGCCGGACGACGATCCCAACGAGGACTGGTGCGCCGTGTGCCAGAACGGGGGGGAGCTGCTCTGCTGCGATAAGTGTCCCAAAGTGTTCCATCTGACGTGCCACATCCCCTCCCTGAACGAGTCCCCCAG CGGCGAGTGGTTCTGCTCCTTCTGCCGCGACGTCTGTTCCCCTGAGATGGAGTACGACTGCGACAAGAAGGACGACCCCGTGTCGGAGGACTTCACGCCGGTGGATCGACGG aAGTGCGAGAGGCTGCTGCTGCGTCTGTTCTGCAACGACATCAGCACCGACTTCCAGCAGGCGGCGCAACCTTCT GAGACGAAGAGGTATAAGGAGCTGATCAAGACGCCGATGGATTTGTCCATCGTGAAGCGGAAGCTGCGGTCCAAGGCGAGGGAGGGGGAGTTCTATCAGACCCCGGAGGAGTTTGTCGCAGACGTCAGGCTCATTTTTTTCAACTGTGCAAAATATTATAAG GTGACCTCAGAGGTGGGCAGCGCCGGTCTGTATTTGGAGGACTACTTCGAGGAGCAGCTGAAACAAGTTTACCCGGACAAAGTCTTCCCTGGGGGGCGAGAAGAGCAGATGATCCCGCCTCTGGAGGACGAGATCgacgaagaagaggaagaggagatgatggaCATGGGCTTGACTCCCGTGGAAGACGACAAAATGCAAGGTCTCCTGGGGGAGGGCATCCCTCCTGTAGAGGAGGACCTGCCTTCCACGGAGGAGGAGGCGACAGCGGcggaggagggggagaagaTGGAAACGGACGTTAAGGTCACCGCCGGCGGCGACGGCCCCTCAACTCCGCCGGCGGTGGGGGCGGAGCAACGAGAGGAGGAAGGCAAAGATAAGGACAGGAAATCCCCCAGCTCGCCCGGGGCGGGAGAACAACCTGCAGACGAACCGCCGACGCCCCCGGAAACCCAGGAGAAGGGGTCAAATACGACGGacaaaaccaaagaggagggACAGACGAAGATAGAGGCCACATAG
- the LOC137589328 gene encoding aldo-keto reductase family 1 member D1-like, producing the protein MALTAEKHSIPLNDGYSIPLIGLGTYGDPRTTPKGTAYEAVKVAIEAGYRHIDGALVYFNEHEVGQAIRDKIADGTVTRKDIFYCGKLWNTFHPPELVRPTLERTLKTLQLDYVDLYIVEMPIAFKPGDTFYPRDENGKYIYHETDLCATWEALEACKDAGLVKSLGVSNFNKRQLELILNKPGLKHKPVSNQVECHPYFTQPKLLEYCQQKDIVIVGYSPLGTSRDESWVNTKSPPLLEDDLLKSLAKKYNKTTAQVSLRFNVQRGVVVIPKSFTPARIKENFQIYDFSLTEAEMKAIEGLNTNVRFVELLMWSDHPEYPFHDEY; encoded by the exons ATGGCTCTGACAGCGGAGAAGCATTCCATTCCTCTGAATGATGGATACAGCATACCCTTAATAGGACTTGGAACTTATGGGGATCCCCGCACG ACTCCTAAAGGAACCGCATATGAAGCAGTCAAAGTGGCCATTGAAGCCGGATACAGACACATCGATGGAGCTTTGGTGTATTTCAACGAGCATGAGGTGGGACAAGCTATAAGAGACAAGATAGCTGATGGAACAGTGACAAGAAAGGACATTTTCTACTGTGGAAAG CTATGGAACACATTTCATCCCCCAGAATTGGTGCGACCAACTTTGGAGAGAACCTTAAAGACACTGCAGCTGGACTATGTTGACCTCTACATCGTTGAAATGCCCATAGCCTTCAAG CCAGGTGACACATTTTACCCCAGAGATGAGAATGGGAAGTACATCTATCATGAGACAGATCTGTGTGCGACATGGGAG GCTTTAGAAGCTTGCAAAGATGCCGGACTGGTAAAGTCTCTCGGTGTGTCCAACTTCAACAAACGACAGCTGGAGCTGATCCTAAACAAACCTGGGCTGAAACACAAACCTGTGTCAAACCAG GTTGAATGCCACCCGTATTTCACTCAGCCAAAGCTGCTTGAGTATTGCCAGCAGAAAGATATAGTCATTGTGGGCTACAGCCCTCTGGGAACGTCAAGAGATGAATCTTG GGTAAATACAAAAAGTCCCCCATTGTTGGAAGATGACCTCCTGAAATCACTTGCTAAAAAGTATAACAAGACCACAGCCCAGGTGTCCCTGAGGTTCAACGTGCAGAGAGGAGTGGTCGTCATCCCCAAGAGCTTCACGCCTGCTCGCATCAAGGAGAActttcag ATATATGACTTTTCTCTCACTGAGGCTGAGATGAAGGCCATCGAAGGACTGAACACGAATGTTCGATTTGTGGAACTCCTCAT GTGGTCAGATCATCCAGAGTACCCATTTCATGATGAATACTAG
- the trim24 gene encoding transcription intermediary factor 1-alpha isoform X2, with protein MDEIAENVDNDDIVIIVENEAESLPAEEERLKQQGTFGLMDTCPICKMSFHNREPKLLPCLHSLCKKCIPAPFRNADPRRESHLPVIDNTKQCVIRCPICRQECWEMDVLDNFFVKDSAEVPSSTVEKTSQVCMSCDDNTEATGYCVECVEFLCTTCVEAHQRVKFTRDHTIRQKEEMSSEAVGTSTQKPVFCDVHKQEPLKLFCETCDRLTCRDCQLLKHKDHNYQFLEDAYRNHRQYLENMTQQLQEKRKAIEEVSSCISTGLQHVEENRQFVTNEIKRSICNLIMEINKKGKILINQLQSLTKDHESGLKKQQEDVNSLRRHLDHVISFTKWATASHSGTALLYCKRLILFQIHYLMRASCNPSIVPQTSVRFQCRSGFWATNVDLGSLVMERNQGRPPISSQQVGPRAEAPSGGQSVSAAQQRQSTLAQLQMQVDKLAQQPNRQGPPGYWSWYQNVRLPGPAGPPPPPPTRPIHGGSSPSQVPPSLGQPGRRFSNSHCSTRSPTSSALHSAPFPGAQSLRELIQGPSFPGKSMDAPQTLQRYPPQAAGGGAAHHSALQERSFMDSPSARRGEASGFVPSITVSIPKPSCYPPSTAAAPMDKTSAFHHKTVQVRQNSPVAKPSSSGAATFKHHFESPSAPTTKRRKRASPGPVIVIKDEPEDEDEVSFVQSSLPDSSTGSQSKPRQQARAPAPPPPPRPESKAAKEQDPQYPGKPGAQKSAEPDDDPNEDWCAVCQNGGELLCCDKCPKVFHLTCHIPSLNESPSGEWFCSFCRDVCSPEMEYDCDKKDDPVSEDFTPVDRRKCERLLLRLFCNDISTDFQQAAQPSETKRYKELIKTPMDLSIVKRKLRSKAREGEFYQTPEEFVADVRLIFFNCAKYYKVTSEVGSAGLYLEDYFEEQLKQVYPDKVFPGGREEQMIPPLEDEIDEEEEEEMMDMGLTPVEDDKMQGLLGEGIPPVEEDLPSTEEEATAAEEGEKMETDVKVTAGGDGPSTPPAVGAEQREEEGKDKDRKSPSSPGAGEQPADEPPTPPETQEKGSNTTDKTKEEGQTKIEAT; from the exons ATGGACGAAATTGCCGAAAATGTAGACAACGACGACATAGTCATCATCGTGGAGAACGAGGCAGAAAGTTTGccagctgaggaggagaggctgaagcAACAGGGAACCTTCGGACTGATGGACACCTGTCCCATCTGCAAGATGAGCTTCCACAACAGAGAGCCCAAACTGCTGCCGTGTCTCCACTCCCTATGCAAGAAGTGTATTCCTGCTCCCTTCAGAAACGCTGATCCGAGGCGAGAGTCGCATCTTCCGGTCATCGACAACACCAAACAAT GTGTCATTCGATGCCCGATATGCAGACAGGAATGCTGGGAAATGGACGTGTTGGATAATTTCTTCGTCAAGGACTCCGCCGAGGTTCCGAGCAGCACCGTGGAGAAAACCAGCCAG GTGTGCATGAGCTGCGACGACAACACGGAGGCGACGGGTTactgtgtggagtgtgtggagtTTCTGTGCACGACGTGTGTTGAGGCTCATCAGCGCGTCAAGTTCACCAGGGATCACACCATACGCCAGAAGGAGGAGATGTCTTCAG AAGCAGTCGGCACTTCCACACAAAAGCCCGTATTTTGCGACGTCCACAAGCAGGAGCCGCTGAAGCTGTTCTGTGAGACGTGTGACCGACTCACCTGTCGAGACTGTCAACTGCTGAAGCACAAGGATCACAA CTACCAGTTTCTGGAGGATGCTTACAGAAACCACAGGCAGTATCTGGAGAACATGACCCAGCAGCTGCAAGAGAAAAGAAAGGCCATTGAGGAGGTGTCCAGCTGCATCAGCACGGG ACTCCAGCACGTTGAGGAAAACCGGCAGTTTGTGACCAACGAGATAAAGAGGTCCATCTGCAACCTGATCATGGAGATCAACAAGAAGGGAAAGATTCTGATCAACCAGCTGCAG AGCTTGACGAAGGACCACGAGTCGGGTTTGAAAAAGCAGCAGGAAGACGTGAACTCTCTGCGCCGGCACCTGGACCACGTCATCAGCTTCACCAAGTGGGCCACGGCCAGCCACAGCGGAACAGCCCTGCTGTACTGCAAGAGACTG ATCCTTTTTCAGATCCATTACCTGATGAGAGCCAGCTGCAACCCCTCCATCGTCCCCCAGACTTCAGTTCGCTTTCAGTGTCGCTCTGGATTCTGGGCCACAAACGTCGACCTCG GGTCGCTGGTGATGGAGAGAAACCAGGGCCGGCCCCCCATCAGCAGCCAGCAGGTGGGGCCCAGAGCCGAGGCCCCGTCCGGAGGCCAGTCGGTGTCGGCGGCGCAGCAGCGACAGAGTACCCTGGCCCAGCTGCAGATGCAG GTGGACAAACTGGCCCAGCAGCCCAACAGGCAGGGCCCCCCCGGCTACTGGTCCTGGTACCAAAATGTCAGGCTCCCGGGTCCCGCCGgtcccccgcccccgcccccgacCAGACCCATCCACGGCGGCTCCTCCCCGTCTCAAGTCCCCCCCAGTTTAGGCCAGCCGGGACGCCGATTCAGCAACTCCCACTGCAGCACGAGGAGCCCCACATCCTCTGCGCTCCACAGTGCGCCGTTCCCCGGCGCTCAG TCCCTGAGGGAGCTTATCCAAGGCCCCAGCTTCCCCGGTAAATCCATGGACGCGCCGCAGACGCTGCAGCGCTACCCGCCGCAGGCCGCCGGAGGGGGGGCCGCCCATCACTCGGCACTGCAGGAG CGGAGCTTCATGGATTCGCCGTCAGCCAGGAGGGGGGAGGCGAGCGGCTTCGTCCCGTCCATCACCGTCTCCATCCCCAAACCCAGCTGCTACCCCCCCAGCACCGCCGCGGCGCCGATGGACAAGACCAGCGCGTTCCACCACAAAACAG tTCAAGTGAGGCAGAACTCCCCAGTGGCCAAGCCGTCTTCATCGGG GGCTGCCACCTTTAAACACCACTTCGAGTCTCCGTCTGCCCCCACCACCAAACGAAGGAAAAGGGCGTCGCCGGGGCCCGTCATCGTCATCAAAGACGAGCCAGAGGACGAGGATGAAGTCAGCTTC GTCCAGTCCAGCCTGCCGGACAGCAGCACCGGGTCCCAGTCGAAGCCGCGGCAGCAGGCGAGGGCCCCcgccccgccgccgccgccccgaCCGGAGTCCAAAGCGGCTAAAGAGCAGGACCCCCAGTATCCGGGGAAACCGGGGGCCCAGAAGAGCGCGGAGCCGGACGACGATCCCAACGAGGACTGGTGCGCCGTGTGCCAGAACGGGGGGGAGCTGCTCTGCTGCGATAAGTGTCCCAAAGTGTTCCATCTGACGTGCCACATCCCCTCCCTGAACGAGTCCCCCAG CGGCGAGTGGTTCTGCTCCTTCTGCCGCGACGTCTGTTCCCCTGAGATGGAGTACGACTGCGACAAGAAGGACGACCCCGTGTCGGAGGACTTCACGCCGGTGGATCGACGG aAGTGCGAGAGGCTGCTGCTGCGTCTGTTCTGCAACGACATCAGCACCGACTTCCAGCAGGCGGCGCAACCTTCT GAGACGAAGAGGTATAAGGAGCTGATCAAGACGCCGATGGATTTGTCCATCGTGAAGCGGAAGCTGCGGTCCAAGGCGAGGGAGGGGGAGTTCTATCAGACCCCGGAGGAGTTTGTCGCAGACGTCAGGCTCATTTTTTTCAACTGTGCAAAATATTATAAG GTGACCTCAGAGGTGGGCAGCGCCGGTCTGTATTTGGAGGACTACTTCGAGGAGCAGCTGAAACAAGTTTACCCGGACAAAGTCTTCCCTGGGGGGCGAGAAGAGCAGATGATCCCGCCTCTGGAGGACGAGATCgacgaagaagaggaagaggagatgatggaCATGGGCTTGACTCCCGTGGAAGACGACAAAATGCAAGGTCTCCTGGGGGAGGGCATCCCTCCTGTAGAGGAGGACCTGCCTTCCACGGAGGAGGAGGCGACAGCGGcggaggagggggagaagaTGGAAACGGACGTTAAGGTCACCGCCGGCGGCGACGGCCCCTCAACTCCGCCGGCGGTGGGGGCGGAGCAACGAGAGGAGGAAGGCAAAGATAAGGACAGGAAATCCCCCAGCTCGCCCGGGGCGGGAGAACAACCTGCAGACGAACCGCCGACGCCCCCGGAAACCCAGGAGAAGGGGTCAAATACGACGGacaaaaccaaagaggagggACAGACGAAGATAGAGGCCACATAG